The genomic segment TCCGGGCAACCCAATTTAGAAATTTTTTCCCGCCCCGGGGGATCACACAGTCAATGTAACCATCCAAGGTTAACAGCTCGGCAACCACCTGACGATCTGTGGTTTCCACTACCTGGACTGCGGCTTCAGGTAATCCGGCAGCTTGTAATCCCTGCGAAACAAATTTCCCAATCATCCGATTGCTATGGACAGCCTCGCTGCCGCCGCGCAGAATAACGCTATTACCGGCTTTTAGACAGAGACCGGCTGCATCAGCAGTGACATTGGGCCTGGCCTCATAGACCATTCCGATCACACCGATAGGAACACGCATACGCCCGATGCGCAATCCATTGGGCCTTGCTGTTTCATGTTCCACTTCTCCGACCGGATCAGGCAGCTCGGCAATCTCCCGCAGTCCTTGCGCCATTTCATGGATTCGTTTCTCATTGAGCATAAGCCGGTCCAACAACACACTGGAAACACCGGCAATTTTCGCTGCCTCAAGATCCTGGGTGTTGGCAGCCAGAATCTCTGCAGTGTTTTTCTCAATACCATCCGCCATATTCTGCAGGGCATTGTTTTTCAAAACCGCCCCGGCCGCAGACACTATCCGGGCCGCCTGCCGCGCTGCGGTGGCCATCGCAATTAATTTTTCACGCATCTTCATCCCCCCCTAAACAATCCTTCCATTTCACTCATTTTCCAGCATCATTTCATCGGCCTTCATCACCAGATCATCCCGGTGAATAATTTCATCACTATTTTTATATCCCAGCACTTTTTGAATCTCACTGCTCTTTAAACCTTTGAGCTGATTGATTTCCGCAAAACTATATTTAACCAATCCCTGGGCAAAAACCCTGCCGCGCTCATCGCACAAAGCGACACAGTCGCCCTGACGAAAAACCTCTCCTGAAACAGCACGAACCCCGGAGGGCAACAAACTTTTTTTGCCCTCCCGCACTGCCCGGGCTGCGCCCTCATCCAGCTTGAGCTTGCCTTTGGGTTTCAATGCAAAAGCAATCCAGCGCTTCTTGGCAGCCAATTTATCTCCGTGAGGAAAAAAAATTGTTCCGATTTCCTCGCCGGCCATAATCCGCTGCAGCACCTGTCGACGCCGGCCATTGGCAATAATCATTTCCTCGCCCATCTTGGTAACTTTCTTGGCTGCCTCAAGTTTAGTGACCATACCGCCTGTCCCGAATTCATTGTTGGAAAACGTTGTCTTGACCGTCTGATTGATGAAAGCGCCGATTTGATCCACTTGGTGAATCAGCTCGGCATTTTTATTTTTCATTGGATCATCGGTATACAGCCCGTCCACATCGGTCAGAATAACCAACGCATCCGCTTCAACCAGATGGGTCACCTGCGCGGAGAGCTCATCATTATCTCCGAATTTAATTTCCTGAACTGCAACCGTATCATTTTCATTCACAATCGGAACCACATTCATCCTGAGCAATTCAAAAATGGCATTTCGTGCATTGGAATAGCGCTGACGGTGCTTGATATCCTCCGAAGTTAAAAGTATCTGGCTGGTCATCAGGCCCCGCCGCTTAAAACTCCGAGCATAGGCCTGCATCAATCTCGGCTGTCCAATCGCCG from the bacterium genome contains:
- a CDS encoding glutamate-5-semialdehyde dehydrogenase — translated: MKMREKLIAMATAARQAARIVSAAGAVLKNNALQNMADGIEKNTAEILAANTQDLEAAKIAGVSSVLLDRLMLNEKRIHEMAQGLREIAELPDPVGEVEHETARPNGLRIGRMRVPIGVIGMVYEARPNVTADAAGLCLKAGNSVILRGGSEAVHSNRMIGKFVSQGLQAAGLPEAAVQVVETTDRQVVAELLTLDGYIDCVIPRGGKKFLNWVARTASVPVIRHGDGNCHVYLDSPVDLSMAEEIAFNAKVQRPGVCNAMETLLVHQETASKVLPELFSRLSEAGVELRGCERARKIHPAVKAATAADWETEYLDLILAVRVVEDLDSAIKHIADYGSGHSEAIVTADYLHAERFLREVDAASVLVNASTRFTDGAQFGLGAEIGISTQKLHARGPMGVRELTTQKFIVRGRGQIRT
- the proB gene encoding glutamate 5-kinase, with the protein product MHRRQLLKKAKRIVVKIGTALLTSQTGVLNRRFISKLAGEVACLNREGKEVILVSSGAVGAGMLATGTKMRPRTIPAKQAMAAIGQPRLMQAYARSFKRRGLMTSQILLTSEDIKHRQRYSNARNAIFELLRMNVVPIVNENDTVAVQEIKFGDNDELSAQVTHLVEADALVILTDVDGLYTDDPMKNKNAELIHQVDQIGAFINQTVKTTFSNNEFGTGGMVTKLEAAKKVTKMGEEMIIANGRRRQVLQRIMAGEEIGTIFFPHGDKLAAKKRWIAFALKPKGKLKLDEGAARAVREGKKSLLPSGVRAVSGEVFRQGDCVALCDERGRVFAQGLVKYSFAEINQLKGLKSSEIQKVLGYKNSDEIIHRDDLVMKADEMMLENE